One genomic segment of Drosophila melanogaster chromosome 3R includes these proteins:
- the CG16790 gene encoding uncharacterized protein, isoform A → MALVDYGGSSSSASEDEDCTENIQTPALITLKRPALPKAATLLGPKKPKPEEFVEDVVDDPAEHGGRMRSFKHERGNWATYVYVPATACVDQLEEFQTEAIARLEPHLELQPNESLHLSLSRTVVLQYHQIDEFSRSLQSALNSSAGFAATLQGLRIYTNEERTRTFIAAPLDAAFVEKMTAILQPIDQVMLDYRLQQFYDPASFHVSLLWCVGDQETLLNEKLTELKELLDDQDKLCLAVNEVHLKCGNKDFTYSLK, encoded by the exons atggcCCTGGTGGACTATGGTGGCAGCAGCTCCTCCGCCTCCGAGGATGAGGACTGCACCGAAAACATTCAAACTCCCGCGTTGATCACCTTGAAAAG ACCGGCCCTACCCAAAGCAGCCACCCTGCTGGGCCCCAAGAAGCCCAAGCCCGAGGAGTTCGTCGAGGATGTGGTGGATGATCCCGCGGAACATGGCGGCCGCATGCGTAGTTTCAAGCATGAACGGGGAAACTGGGCCACTTACGTCTATGTGCCGGCAACAGCATGTGTTGACCAGCTGGAGGAGTTCCAAACGGAGGCCATTGCTCGTCTGGAGCCACACTTGGAACTGCAGCCGAACGAGTCGCTCCATCTGAGCCTGAGTCGAACAGTGGTGCTGCAGTACCATCAGATCGATGAATTCTCCCGATCCTTGCAAAGCGCCCTCAACAGCTCTGCGGG ATTCGCCGCCACTTTGCAGGGGCTGCGGATCTACACGAATGAGGAGCGAACCAGGACCTTCATTGCTGCGCCCCTGGACGCTGCATTTGTGGAGAAGATGACTGCCATTCTGCAGCCCATCGACCAAGTGATGCTCGACTACCGGCTGCAACAGTTCTATGATCCGGCCTCGTTCCACGTCAGCCTTCTTTGGTGCGTTGGCGACCAGGAGACACTGCTTAACGAAAAGCTCACGGAGTTAAAAGAGCTCCTTGATGATCAGGACAAACTCTGCCTGGCGGTCAATGAGGTGCACCTAAAGTGCGGCAACAAGGATTTTACCTACTCGTTGAAATAG
- the CG16789 gene encoding uncharacterized protein, isoform B, with product MSSTYFNDIWHQSQHECELLSTIDYERQHQDVETTVATMNAAVGSVAADADAKALLQSSLYEFYLRYICLSNRLEDVYDNMIQPQKRQLVRKLLDACLGRVVELKHDLVNIDLMEFSYNDEVVERLRLTPMETELRIPRYFLRERQQELEFRKKTMHEILTKLGWLEEHELEETVTTEIEAIRMLQMHERARQGRLRAHFMKEIRILKEKGKSEERTEKERSDSGLLAAMKIQKMWRGHTARRITRRRKMEEMILIGMLPPPPAVVKERAEKLEKLQHNEKRYQAQAFYGKEFEERQNALKEEIRAKHGASMKEDIADEIRAWVKDCYDKTGKLPDFPSEDQGGSLHIFSRPGTESEHSRSSARSSKESRKTKDKSKSPARSGDLNVNENQDEEVSFQPAPSVCLPDIRAEIDLFNDTWRDKDETGVLSQAAYEDMIYSDKYQEVELEFRRAVDDVMRQEIELLQTAVGKKVKKSSKKTRRSGKKSKKKKEKDLTPDRTTESLYEELVTNGIIRKYPELRLKQFLGDKALTARIGTNPSPGDIRQILTEYCILPLGSDAIHNCTPLIRSILLAGPKGSGKKALLHAICTEVGAVLFDLTPANIVGKYPGKSGLIMLIHLVLKVSRLLQPAVIFMGDAERPFMKKIPKTDRTDPKRLKKDLPKLIKNIAPEDRVVFIGTSNLPWEADQKLLQSVYNRFIYIPRPDYGAMSHAWKTLLHDYSGGISNLDTSAMAKISDGYTIGSIDACLKEVMTCKRKLQLRTQPLTNAELINVLCSRDPVYREEEEAFESWWSKTPLGRRRQRFLELEEERLLEEQAQAAKQGNA from the exons ATGTCCAGCACATATTTCAATGATATCTGGCACCAATCCCAGCATGAATGCGAGCTTCTATCCACGATTGACTATGAGAGGCAGCACCAGGATGTGGAGACGACGGTGGCCACCATGAATGCAGCGGTCGGATCCGTCGCCGCCGATGCGGATGCCAAGGCCTTGCTGCAGTCCAGTCTGTACGAGTTCTATCTGCGCTACATATGTCTGAGCAATCGTTTGGAGGATGTCTATGATAAT ATGATTCAGCCTCAGAAGCGCCAGTTGGTGCGTAAATTACTAGACGCCTGTCTGGGTCGAGTGGTGGAGCTGAAGCACGATCTCGTAAATATCGACTTGATGGAATTTAGCTACAACGACGAGGTGGTGGAACGCCTGCGCCTGACGCCCATGGAAACGGAGCTGAGGATACCACGCTACTTTCTGCGCGAGCGTCAGCAGGAGCTAGAGTTTCGAAAGAAGACCATGCATGAGATCCTAACGAAGCTGGGTTGGCTTGAGGAGCACGAGCTGGAGGAGACGGTTACCACCGAGATCGAAGCCATTAGGATGCTTCAAATGCACGAGCGAGCGCGACAAGGACGCTTGCGTGCCCACTTCATGAAGGAGATTCGCATCCTAAAGGAGAAGGGCAAGTCGGAGGAGCGCACCGAAAAGGAGCGCAGTGACTCTGGTCTTTTGGCTGCCATGAAGATTCAGAAGATGTGGCGTGGCCACACAGCCCGACGGATAACGCGGCGCCGCAAAATGGAGGAGATGATCCTAATCGGAATgctgccaccaccgccggctgTGGTTAAGGAACGAGCCGAGAAGCTGGAGAAGCTGCAACACAACGAGAAGCGCTACCAGGCGCAAGCGTTTTACGGCAAAGAGTTTGAGGAGCGACAGAACGCACTAAAGGAGGAGATTCGGGCCAAGCACGGAGCCAGCATGAAGGAGGACATTGCCGATGAGATTCGGGCTTGGGTAAAGGACTGCTACGACAAGACTGGCAAGCTGCCGGACTTTCCATCCGAGGATCAGGGCGGCTCATTGCATATTTTCAGCAGACCTGGAACTGAGAGCGAGCACAGCCGTTCGTCGGCCCGCTCCTCCAAGGAGTCGCGAAAGACCAAGGATAAGTCCAAGTCACCCGCTCGCAGTGGTGACCTCAACGTCAACGAAAACCAAGACGAGGAAGTTAGCTTCCAGCCGGCACCGTCCGTTTGCCTGCCAGACATCCGTGCGGAGATCGATCT GTTTAACGATACCTGGCGTGATAAGGATGAAACCGGTGTGCTGAGCCAAGCGGCCTATGAGGACATGATCTACAGCGACAAGTACCAGGAGGTGGAGCTAGAATTTCGGCGCGCCGTCGACGATGTGATGCGCCAGGAGATCGAGCTGCTCCAAACGGCCGTCGGCAAGAAGGTGAAGAAGAGCAGCAAAAAAACTCGGCGATCCGGCAAGAAGagcaaaaagaagaaggagaaggaTCTAACGCCGGATCGCACTACGGAGTCGCTGTACGAGGAGCTGGTCACGAATGGCATAATCCGGAAATACCCGGAGCTAAGGCTAAAGCAATTCCTGGGCGATAAGGCGTTGACTGCCAGGATTGGCACTAATCCCTCACCGGGCGACATTCGCCAGATTCTCACGGAGTACTGCATCCTTCCACTGGGATCTGATGCCATACATAACTGTACTCCACTGATACGTTCCATCCTGTTAGCTGGCCCCAAAGGATCTGGGAAGAAGGCACTGCTCCACGCCATTTGCACGGAGGTGGGTGCCGTGCTCTTTGATCTGACTCCTGCCAATATTGTTGGCAAGTATCCTGGCAAATCGGGACTGATAATGCTAATCCATCTGGTACTGAAAGTGTCGCGACTGCTCCAGCCTGCGGTGATATTCATGGGCGATGCGGAGCGGCCCTTCATGAAGAAAATTCCAAAGACGGATCGCACAGATCCCAAGCGACTGAAGAAGGATCTGCCCAAGTTGATAAAGAACATTGCGCCCGAGGATCGCGTCGTTTTCATTGGCACTTCCAATCTGCCCTGGGAGGCGGATCAAAAGCTATTGCAATCCGTCTACAATCGGTTCATCTATATTCCACGACCGGATTACGGCGCCATGTCACATGCCTGGAAAACATTGTTACA CGATTACTCTGGTGGCATTTCCAATCTGGACACCAGCGCCATGGCCAAAATATCAGATGGCTATACCATTGGGTCCATCGATGCGTGCCTCAAGGAGGTGATGACCTGCAAGCGGAAACTCCAGCTGCGCACCCAACCATTGACCAATGCCGAACTGATCAATGTTCTGTG CTCACGAGATCCCGTCTACCGCGAAGAGGAGGAAGCTTTCGAGTCCTGGTGGTCGAAGACCCCGCTCGGCCGCCGTCGTCAGCGGTTTttggagctggaggaggagcgATTACTGGAGGAGCAGGCGCAGGCGGCCAAGCAGGGAAATG CCTAA
- the CG9396 gene encoding uncharacterized protein → MSATPPTTPAPTAAASAGKGLHSRAYNGLIKACDKYVPPKMRPLWMHPAGPKTIFFWAPIVKWSLVIAGLSDLTRPADKISPNGCLALGATNLIWTRYSLVIIPKNYSLFAVNLFVSLTQLFQLGRYYNYQWEQSRLEKNGEQCPAIEASL, encoded by the exons ATGTCTGCCACTCCTCCAACAACACCTGCGCCCACGGCTGCAGCTTCCGCCGGAAAGGGTCTTCACTCCAGGGCATATAATGGACTTATCAAGGCCTGCGACAAGTATGTGCCCCCCAAGATGCGACCCTTGTGGATGCACCCAGCAG GACCCAAGACCATATTCTTTTGGGCTCCAATCGTTAAGTGG AGCCTCGTTATCGCGGGTCTCAGTGATTTGACGCGTCCTGCGGACAAGATTTCGCCTAACGGATGTCTGGCTCTTGGGGCAACGAACCTCATCTGGACGCGCTACTCTCTGGTGATCATTCCCAAGAACTACAGCTTGTTCGCGGTTAATCTCTTCGTGAGTCTGACGCAGCTCTTCCAATTGGGTAGGTACTACAACTACCAGTGGGAGCAGTCGAGGCTGGAGAAAAATGGCGAGCAATGCCCGGCTATTGAAGCCAGTTTGTAG
- the CG16790 gene encoding uncharacterized protein, isoform B, which produces MALVDYGGSSSSASEDEDCTENIQTPALITLKSHPAGPQEAQARGVRRGCGG; this is translated from the exons atggcCCTGGTGGACTATGGTGGCAGCAGCTCCTCCGCCTCCGAGGATGAGGACTGCACCGAAAACATTCAAACTCCCGCGTTGATCACCTTGAAAAG CCACCCTGCTGGGCCCCAAGAAGCCCAAGCCCGAGGAGTTCGTCGAGGATGTGGTGGATGA
- the Vps45 gene encoding vacuolar protein sorting 45, which translates to MNLISGIKLYIEKMCSESGPGMKIILLDKETTSIISMAFSQSDMLQREVYLFERLDSGRSNERLKYLKCIVFIRPTKQNIQLLANELRNPKYSAYYIYFSNIIPRTDIKYLAECDESESVREVKELYADYLCVNPNLFSLGIPNCMANLNWLPDALNRSMQGITAVLLSLKLNPVIRYRAGSQAAQLLAKLIYEQITKESSLFDFRSNMDGAAPPLLLVLDRRDDPVTPLLHQWTYQAMVHELLHIKNNRLDLSNCPNVPKDFKELVLSGDQDDFYGNNMYANYGEIGSTIKQLMEEFQRKANDHKKVESIADMKNFIESYPQFKKMSGTVQKHLCVIGELSALSNKRNLFEVSELEQEIACKAEHSAQLQRIKKLIADERVSIDDALKLVALYALRYERHANCDTSGLLQIIKTRGGRAAIVPSLIEYAGTHVRQGDLFNMVRITDAVKLTRNLIKGLKGVENVFTQHTPLLKETLEDVFKGRELDPLFPAINSELVPFRRPPQEVVVFIIGGATYEEALAVHQLNNAGYKVILGGTTIHNSQSFIQEVVAATSGIQFKHTKSMIKYCSTDNI; encoded by the exons TGTACCTATTTGAGCGCCTGGACTCGGGAAGATCCAACGAGCGGTTAAAGTATCTAAAATGCATCGTCTTTATACGCCCCACCAAGCAGAACATCCAGCTACTGGCCAACGAGTTGCGGAACCCCAAATACAGCGCCTACTACATTT ATTTCAGCAACATCATTCCCCGGACGGACATTAAATACTTGGCAGAGTGCGACGAATCCGAATCGGTGCGAGAAGTGAAGGAACTGTATGCAGACTACCTGTGCGTCAACCCCAATCTGTTCTCATTAGGCATTCCCAATTGCATGGCGAATCTTAATTGGCTGCCGGACGCTCTCAACCGCAGCATGCAGGGCATCACAGCCGTGCTGTTGTCCCTTAAGCTGAACCCAGTGATCCGGTACCGAGCCGGTTCTCAGGCAGCGCAGCTTCTGGCCAAGCTCATATACGAGCAAATCACAAAAGAGTCCTCGCTATTCGACTTTCGCTCCAACATGGATGGCGCTGCGCCACCGCTGCTGCTTGTGCTGGACCGCAGGGACGATCCTGTGACGCCGCTTTTGCATCAGTGGACATACCAGGCCATGGTGCATGAGTTGCTGCACATAAAAAACAATCGATTGGACCTGTCCAATTGCCCCAATGTGCCGAAAGACTTCAAGGAGCTGGTCTTATCCGGTGATCAGGATGACTTCTATGGCAACAACATGTACGCCAACTACGGCGAAATCGGATCTACCATCAAACAACTGATGGAGGAGTTCCAGCGCAAGGCGAACGACCACAAGAAAGTGGAGAGCATAGCAGACATGAAGAACTTTATTGAGTCATATCCGCAGTTTAAAAAAATGTCTGGCACTGTGCAAAAGCATTTGTGTGTGATTGGAGAACTGTCGGCGCTGAGCAACAAGAGGAATCTCTTCGAGGTTTCCGAACTTGAACAGGAGATCGCTTGCAAGGCGGAGCACTCGGCCCAGCTGCAGAGAATCAAAAAACTAATTGCCGACGAACGGGTTTCCATCGATGATGCTCTTAAGTTGGTGGCACTTTATGCATTGCGATACGAGCGACACGCCAACTGCGACACATCTGGACTGCTGCAAATAATCAAAACGCGCGGTGGACGAGCGGCTATAGTGCCATCGTTGATTGAGTATGCTGGAACCCATGTACGACAAGGAGATCTCTTCAATATGGTGCGGATAACGGACGCCGTAAAGCTGACACGGAATTTGATTAAGGGCCTTAAGGGTGTGGAAAATGTCTTCACACAGCACACTCCTCTCCTGAAGGAAACTTTGGAGGACGTGTTTAAGGGCCGCGAGCTGGATCCCCTCTTCCCGGCCATCAATTCAGAGCTTGTGCCATTTCGACGACCACCGCAGGAGGTTGTCGTGTTCATTATTGGCGGTGCCACGTACGAGGAAGCCTTAGCGGTGCACCAGTTAAACAACGCCGGCTATAAAGTCATTCTTGGCGGCACCACCATCCATAACTCGCAGAGTTTTATCCAAGAGGTCGTGGCCGCCACTAGTGGCATTCAGTTTAAGCACACCAAATCCATGATCAAGTACTGTTCCACGGATAACATTTAA
- the Kap-alpha3 gene encoding karyopherin alpha3, isoform B, translated as MTSMEQNRLQNFKNKGKDQDEMRRRRNEVTVELRKNKREETILKRRNVPNLDSNTDEEEQLSSSIDLKKLAKAAADATKPEQQLAAVQAARKLLSSDKNPPINDLIQSDILPILVECLKQHNHTMLQFEAAWALTNIASGTSAQTNEVVAAGAVPLFLQLLNSPAPNVCEQAVWALGNIIGDGPLLRDFVIKHGVVQPLLSFIKPDIPITFLRNVTWVIVNLCRNKDPAPPTATIHEILPALNVLIHHTDTNILVDTVWAISYLTDGGNDQIQMVIESGVVPKLIPLLGNSEVKVQTAALRAVGNIVTGSDEQTQVVLNYDALSYFPGLLSHPKEKIRKEAVWFLSNITAGNQSQVQAVINVGLLPKIIENLSKGEFQTQKEAAWAISNLTISGNREQVFTLIKEGVIPPFCDLLSCQDTQVINVVLDGLNNMLKVADSHVEAVANCIEECEGLAKIERLQSHENVEIYKLAYEIIDQYFTDEGEQTNMAPTSDGAQYNFDPHADRLTMNSFNF; from the exons ATGACGTCTATGGAGCAAAATCGTTTACAAAACTTCAAAAACAAAGGGAAAGACCAGGAT gAAATGCGACGTCGGAGAAATGAAGTCACCGTTGAGCTGAGGAAGAACAAGCGCGAAGAGACCATTCTCAAGCGTCGCAATGTGCCCAATTTGGACTCGAACACAGATGAGGAGGAGCAGTTGTCCTCGTCCATTGACCTGAAGAAGCTGGCAAAGGCAGCCGCAGACGCCACCAAGCCGGAACAGCAACTGGCCGCTGTTCAGGCTGCCCGCAAGCTGCTGTCGTCGGACAAGAATCCACCCATCAACGATCTGATCCAAAGCGACATTCTGCCCATCCTGGTGGAGTGCCTCAAACAACACAATCACACAATGCTCCAGTTCGAGGCCGCCTGGGCCCTGACCAACATTGCCTCTGGCACATCGGCTCAGACCAACGAG GTTGTTGCCGCCGGTGCCGTGCCGCTCTTCCTTCAACTTCTCAACTCGCCCGCTCCCAATGTTTGCGAACAAGCCGTGTGGGCCCTGGGCAACATCATAGGCGATGGTCCTTTGCTCCGCGATTTTGTCATTAAGCACGGAGTCGTGCAGCCACTTTTGTCGTTCATCAAGCCAGACATCCCCATCACATTCTTGCGCAATGTAACATGGGTTATTGTGAATTTGTGCCGCAACAAGGATCCGGCTCCCCCGACAGCCACCATTCATGAGATCCTGCCCGCACTCAATGTGCTCATTCATCACACCGACACGAACATCCTGGTGGACACGGTCTGGGCCATCAGCTATTTGACTGACGGTGGCAACGATCAGATCCAGATGGTCATTGAAAGTGGAGTTGTACCCAAGCTGATACCACTGCTGGGCAACAGCGAGGTCAAGGTACAGACAGCCGCACTGCGGGCTGTTGGCAATATTGTGACTGGATCGGATGAGCAGACACAGGTTGTGCTCAACTACGACGCGCTCTCCTACTTCCCGGGCCTGCTCTCGCATCCCAAGGAGAAGATCCGAAAGGAGGCGGTTTGGTTCCTTTCCAATATAACCGCTGGAAATCAATCGCAGGTGCAGGCCGTTATTAACGTGGGTCTCCTGCCCAAAATTATCGAGAACCTAAGCAAGGGCGAGTTCCAGACACAGAAGGAGGCTGCCTGGGCCATCAGCAATCTGACCATTAGCGGCAACCGCGAACAGGTCTTCACCTTGATCAAGGAGGGCGTCATTCCGCCATTCTGTGACCTCCTTTCATGCCAGGATACGCAAGTTATAAAT gttGTTTTGGATGGTCTGAACAATATGTTAAAAGTGGCCGATTCTCATGTTGAGGCGGTGGCCAACTGCATTGAGGAATGCGAGGGCCTGGCCAAGATCGAGCGTCTGCAGAGCCACGAAAACGTTGAAATCTACAAACTAGCTTATGAGATCATCGATCAATACTTCACTGATGAG GGCGAACAGACTAACATGGCACCGACCTCCGACGGCGCACAATACAATTTCGATCCACACGCCGATAGGCTAACGATGAACTCATTTAACTTTTAA
- the CG16789 gene encoding uncharacterized protein, isoform A, giving the protein MSSTYFNDIWHQSQHECELLSTIDYERQHQDVETTVATMNAAVGSVAADADAKALLQSSLYEFYLRYICLSNRLEDVYDNMIQPQKRQLVRKLLDACLGRVVELKHDLVNIDLMEFSYNDEVVERLRLTPMETELRIPRYFLRERQQELEFRKKTMHEILTKLGWLEEHELEETVTTEIEAIRMLQMHERARQGRLRAHFMKEIRILKEKGKSEERTEKERSDSGLLAAMKIQKMWRGHTARRITRRRKMEEMILIGMLPPPPAVVKERAEKLEKLQHNEKRYQAQAFYGKEFEERQNALKEEIRAKHGASMKEDIADEIRAWVKDCYDKTGKLPDFPSEDQGGSLHIFSRPGTESEHSRSSARSSKESRKTKDKSKSPARSGDLNVNENQDEEVSFQPAPSVCLPDIRAEIDLFNDTWRDKDETGVLSQAAYEDMIYSDKYQEVELEFRRAVDDVMRQEIELLQTAVGKKVKKSSKKTRRSGKKSKKKKEKDLTPDRTTESLYEELVTNGIIRKYPELRLKQFLGDKALTARIGTNPSPGDIRQILTEYCILPLGSDAIHNCTPLIRSILLAGPKGSGKKALLHAICTEVGAVLFDLTPANIVGKYPGKSGLIMLIHLVLKVSRLLQPAVIFMGDAERPFMKKIPKTDRTDPKRLKKDLPKLIKNIAPEDRVVFIGTSNLPWEADQKLLQSVYNRFIYIPRPDYGAMSHAWKTLLHDYSGGISNLDTSAMAKISDGYTIGSIDACLKEVMTCKRKLQLRTQPLTNAELINVLCSRDPVYREEEEAFESWWSKTPLGRRRQRFLELEEERLLEEQAQAAKQGNGNKKKGLN; this is encoded by the exons ATGTCCAGCACATATTTCAATGATATCTGGCACCAATCCCAGCATGAATGCGAGCTTCTATCCACGATTGACTATGAGAGGCAGCACCAGGATGTGGAGACGACGGTGGCCACCATGAATGCAGCGGTCGGATCCGTCGCCGCCGATGCGGATGCCAAGGCCTTGCTGCAGTCCAGTCTGTACGAGTTCTATCTGCGCTACATATGTCTGAGCAATCGTTTGGAGGATGTCTATGATAAT ATGATTCAGCCTCAGAAGCGCCAGTTGGTGCGTAAATTACTAGACGCCTGTCTGGGTCGAGTGGTGGAGCTGAAGCACGATCTCGTAAATATCGACTTGATGGAATTTAGCTACAACGACGAGGTGGTGGAACGCCTGCGCCTGACGCCCATGGAAACGGAGCTGAGGATACCACGCTACTTTCTGCGCGAGCGTCAGCAGGAGCTAGAGTTTCGAAAGAAGACCATGCATGAGATCCTAACGAAGCTGGGTTGGCTTGAGGAGCACGAGCTGGAGGAGACGGTTACCACCGAGATCGAAGCCATTAGGATGCTTCAAATGCACGAGCGAGCGCGACAAGGACGCTTGCGTGCCCACTTCATGAAGGAGATTCGCATCCTAAAGGAGAAGGGCAAGTCGGAGGAGCGCACCGAAAAGGAGCGCAGTGACTCTGGTCTTTTGGCTGCCATGAAGATTCAGAAGATGTGGCGTGGCCACACAGCCCGACGGATAACGCGGCGCCGCAAAATGGAGGAGATGATCCTAATCGGAATgctgccaccaccgccggctgTGGTTAAGGAACGAGCCGAGAAGCTGGAGAAGCTGCAACACAACGAGAAGCGCTACCAGGCGCAAGCGTTTTACGGCAAAGAGTTTGAGGAGCGACAGAACGCACTAAAGGAGGAGATTCGGGCCAAGCACGGAGCCAGCATGAAGGAGGACATTGCCGATGAGATTCGGGCTTGGGTAAAGGACTGCTACGACAAGACTGGCAAGCTGCCGGACTTTCCATCCGAGGATCAGGGCGGCTCATTGCATATTTTCAGCAGACCTGGAACTGAGAGCGAGCACAGCCGTTCGTCGGCCCGCTCCTCCAAGGAGTCGCGAAAGACCAAGGATAAGTCCAAGTCACCCGCTCGCAGTGGTGACCTCAACGTCAACGAAAACCAAGACGAGGAAGTTAGCTTCCAGCCGGCACCGTCCGTTTGCCTGCCAGACATCCGTGCGGAGATCGATCT GTTTAACGATACCTGGCGTGATAAGGATGAAACCGGTGTGCTGAGCCAAGCGGCCTATGAGGACATGATCTACAGCGACAAGTACCAGGAGGTGGAGCTAGAATTTCGGCGCGCCGTCGACGATGTGATGCGCCAGGAGATCGAGCTGCTCCAAACGGCCGTCGGCAAGAAGGTGAAGAAGAGCAGCAAAAAAACTCGGCGATCCGGCAAGAAGagcaaaaagaagaaggagaaggaTCTAACGCCGGATCGCACTACGGAGTCGCTGTACGAGGAGCTGGTCACGAATGGCATAATCCGGAAATACCCGGAGCTAAGGCTAAAGCAATTCCTGGGCGATAAGGCGTTGACTGCCAGGATTGGCACTAATCCCTCACCGGGCGACATTCGCCAGATTCTCACGGAGTACTGCATCCTTCCACTGGGATCTGATGCCATACATAACTGTACTCCACTGATACGTTCCATCCTGTTAGCTGGCCCCAAAGGATCTGGGAAGAAGGCACTGCTCCACGCCATTTGCACGGAGGTGGGTGCCGTGCTCTTTGATCTGACTCCTGCCAATATTGTTGGCAAGTATCCTGGCAAATCGGGACTGATAATGCTAATCCATCTGGTACTGAAAGTGTCGCGACTGCTCCAGCCTGCGGTGATATTCATGGGCGATGCGGAGCGGCCCTTCATGAAGAAAATTCCAAAGACGGATCGCACAGATCCCAAGCGACTGAAGAAGGATCTGCCCAAGTTGATAAAGAACATTGCGCCCGAGGATCGCGTCGTTTTCATTGGCACTTCCAATCTGCCCTGGGAGGCGGATCAAAAGCTATTGCAATCCGTCTACAATCGGTTCATCTATATTCCACGACCGGATTACGGCGCCATGTCACATGCCTGGAAAACATTGTTACA CGATTACTCTGGTGGCATTTCCAATCTGGACACCAGCGCCATGGCCAAAATATCAGATGGCTATACCATTGGGTCCATCGATGCGTGCCTCAAGGAGGTGATGACCTGCAAGCGGAAACTCCAGCTGCGCACCCAACCATTGACCAATGCCGAACTGATCAATGTTCTGTG CTCACGAGATCCCGTCTACCGCGAAGAGGAGGAAGCTTTCGAGTCCTGGTGGTCGAAGACCCCGCTCGGCCGCCGTCGTCAGCGGTTTttggagctggaggaggagcgATTACTGGAGGAGCAGGCGCAGGCGGCCAAGCAGGGAAATGGTAACAAGAAAAAGGGTCTTAATTAA
- the CG9399 gene encoding uncharacterized protein, isoform D: MSSTAVQPPPPVPPPPPSAVPSAGKGIHSKLYNGMIGAADKFVPAKLRPLWMHPAGPKTIFFWAPVFKWGLVAAGLSDLARPADTISVSGCAALAATGIIWSRYSLVIIPKNYSLFAVNLFVGITQVVQLARAYHYHQSQEKLKQEQQQPAVQN; this comes from the exons atgtcgTCCACAGCCGTTCAGCCACCGCCGCCCGTTCCCCCGCCGCCACCATCGGCCGTCCCTTCCGCCGGAAAGGGCATCCACTCCAAGCTGTACAACGGGATGATTGGCGCCGCCGACAAATTTGTGCCCGCCAAGCTGCGGCCACTGTGGATGCATCCAGCTG GTCCCAAGACGATATTCTTTTGGGCACCCGTCTTCAAATGG GGTCTCGTTGCCGCCGGCCTGAGTGACTTGGCCCGACCGGCCGACACCATCTCCGTGTCTGGATGCGCCGCCCTGGCTGCCACGGGCATCATCTGGTCGCGTTACTCGCTGGTGATCATACCCAAGAACTACAGCCTGTTCGCCGTGAATCTCTTCGTGGGCATCACGCAGGTGGTGCAGCTGGCACGGGCCTACCACTACCACCAGAGTCAGGAGAAGCtgaagcaggagcagcagcagccggcGGTGCAAAATTAG
- the CG9399 gene encoding uncharacterized protein, isoform E, translated as MIGAADKFVPAKLRPLWMHPAGPKTIFFWAPVFKWGLVAAGLSDLARPADTISVSGCAALAATGIIWSRYSLVIIPKNYSLFAVNLFVGITQVVQLARAYHYHQSQEKLKQEQQQPAVQN; from the exons ATGATTGGCGCCGCCGACAAATTTGTGCCCGCCAAGCTGCGGCCACTGTGGATGCATCCAGCTG GTCCCAAGACGATATTCTTTTGGGCACCCGTCTTCAAATGG GGTCTCGTTGCCGCCGGCCTGAGTGACTTGGCCCGACCGGCCGACACCATCTCCGTGTCTGGATGCGCCGCCCTGGCTGCCACGGGCATCATCTGGTCGCGTTACTCGCTGGTGATCATACCCAAGAACTACAGCCTGTTCGCCGTGAATCTCTTCGTGGGCATCACGCAGGTGGTGCAGCTGGCACGGGCCTACCACTACCACCAGAGTCAGGAGAAGCtgaagcaggagcagcagcagccggcGGTGCAAAATTAG